One part of the Salvelinus fontinalis isolate EN_2023a chromosome 4, ASM2944872v1, whole genome shotgun sequence genome encodes these proteins:
- the LOC129853714 gene encoding claudin-4-like yields the protein MVSAGLEILGLGLCVIGSLLVMVVCGLPMWKVTAFIEANIVVAQTIWDGLWMSCVVQSTGQMQCKVHDSVLALGHDLQAARALTVISCVFGVLGLMVVIAGAQCTNCINDENVKARVVNAGGVIYIISGLFVLVPLCWMANNIISDFYNPQVPPSKKREIGAALYIGWAATALLLIGGALLCCSCPSNGNSGYSAKYAPTKRATPNGTVDYDKRNYV from the coding sequence ATGGTGTCCGCTGGACTGGAGATCCTTGGACTGGGACTGTGCGTCATTGGTTCACTCCTGGTGATGGTCGTTTGCGGGCTGCCCATGTGGAAGGTGACGGCGTTCATCGAGGCCAACATTGTGGTGGCTCAGACCATCTGGGATGGGCTCTGGATGTCCTGTGTGGTGCAGAGCACGGGCCAGATGCAGTGCAAGGTGCACGACTCGGTCCTTGCGCTCGGCCACGACCTGCAGGCGGCGCGAGCCCTGACCGTCATCTCATGTGTGTTTGGCGTGCTGGGGCTAATGGTGGTGATCGCCGGGGCGCAGTGTACCAACTGCATCAATGACGAGAACGTCAAAGCCCGGGTGGTGAACGCCGGAGGGGTTATCTACATAATCAGTGGCTTGTTTGTTCTAGTCCCTCTCTGCTGGATGGCCAACAACATAATCTCGGATTTCTACAACCCACAGGTGCCCCCGTCCAAGAAGAGGGAGATTGGGGCTGCGCTCTACATCGGTTGGGCGGCCACTGCGCTCCTGCTGATCGGGGGCGCGCTACTCTGCTGCTCCTGTCCTTCTAACGGGAATTCGGGCTATTCGGCCAAATATGCCCCGACCAAACGGGCTACACCGAACGGGACCGTGGACTATGACAAAAGGAATTACGTGTAG